The Thermoflexus sp. genome includes the window CCGGCTGCACGGCGGAGAGCGGAATTTGTTCCATAATGCAGGCATTATAGAAGTAACGCCCCAGGCCGATAGCGGCGCGGGCGCGGACCTCCGGTGCAGGATCTTGTTCAAAGAGCTCGAAAAATCGGCGCATGAGATGAAGATCATGATCCTCATACCACAGCCCATCGATAGCCATCGCTCGCACTTCTGGATCCGGATCGCTCAGGGCCATGCGGAAGACACGACCGAAATCCACTTCTGTGTTCTCTTCGCTGATATCCACCAGGTGGCTTATGATCGCCCGACGCCGGGATGGCGATAGCGTCAGCCAGACCTGGGCGACCCGGGCGAATTCCTCATCGTTTAAATCGGAGAGCCAGTAGAGGCGAGCGATCGAAAGCGGGGTCCCCTCATCCTTCAGATGATTTATCAGGGTCTCCACCGATGGCATCCAGATCCTCCTCTCTTTTTGCGAATTACCACTTGGCTCGGGGGCCTTGAAGAAGCTGTTGGGAGGCTGGTGAGGCGCTTCTGGCGCCTTGTAGACCCCCTGAAGCTCCCACGGACCTATCAACAGCATCTCTTACTAATTTTAACGCATATACTTCACCGATCCCCGGTGCGAAGCCCAGCGAGGTAAGCCTGGAGAGCGCTGAAGGCGGGGCGTGGAACCCCGCGTGTGTCCAGAATGCTGTAGAGCACATTATCGTCCCGTTTCGGTCCGAATCCCTTCGGCCCAAAATCCAGGTTCCACAGGATCGCCATTCGAACAAATCCCCAGTTGCGCATCCGCTCGAACCCTTCCACGATCCAGCGAGCCTGTTTCTCCAGGGAATTATCCAGGGCAAATTCAAACCCCGGCGGTGCGGTTCCATATTCTTCTGCGGATGCCCATCCGAACTCTGTGACGCATAGCGGCTTCGCATCCCTGATGATCTCCCGGTAGCCCCAAAGGGTCGACTTGAAGCTCCAGCTATGATGGGGGTTGTCAAAGGGGCCTCGAAAGCGGGCGGTTCGGGCTTCCGGCAGGAGCGGGGCCTCCTCCGCCAGCACATCCGGGCCAATGTTGTAACCGTTGTGGTGAACCCCCACGCAATCCGCGTAGTTCAAAAAACCCGCCTGCACCATGCCCTGCAGGTAGCGGAAATCATCCACCGCGTTCACCCCGTCGTCGATCCCGGTGGGGGAAAGCGCCCCGCTGATCACCATGATCCCGGGATCCTCCGCCTTGATCGTCGTGTAGGCAACCCGAAGCAACTCCACGTAATCCTCCGGGCGTAGTCCCCGGGAGGTTTGCCATTCCCGTTTCAGGTTCTGTTCGTTCCAGACCTCGATGGCATGGATCCGCCCGCGATGCCGGCGGATCAGTGTCCGGAGGAAGCGGGCGAGATCCTCCGGCCGGTCCGGCGGTCCGCGGATCCCGCCTTCCCGACGGCTCCACTCTGGAGCCGTGACCACGCTGAGC containing:
- a CDS encoding beta-galactosidase, yielding MNRAIRHWILQLAVILVALEMGILGFALWRSTAPQLKTSPTPSALPTASPGPSPTSRSNPEPFLIGVQVHGYVGDPRDTLRVVRQVGFPWVKQQVLWSMHEPEPGRYDWGILEGFLIVAEREHVNVVLSVVTAPEWSRREGGIRGPPDRPEDLARFLRTLIRRHRGRIHAIEVWNEQNLKREWQTSRGLRPEDYVELLRVAYTTIKAEDPGIMVISGALSPTGIDDGVNAVDDFRYLQGMVQAGFLNYADCVGVHHNGYNIGPDVLAEEAPLLPEARTARFRGPFDNPHHSWSFKSTLWGYREIIRDAKPLCVTEFGWASAEEYGTAPPGFEFALDNSLEKQARWIVEGFERMRNWGFVRMAILWNLDFGPKGFGPKRDDNVLYSILDTRGVPRPAFSALQAYLAGLRTGDR